In Dryocola sp. LX212, the genomic stretch TATCCGACATGCCCGGCACGATGATACGGCAGGCGTAAACATCCAGATGCTGATAGTCCGCGATATAAACTTCCTGGTCTTCCGCATCAAAGATGGCCATCAGCGTAGTGAACTCTTCTTCCGTGGTGCCGGAGAAGCTCCAGTCAACGAACGGATAATCTGCGTCCTGCTTGAACATATCCCAGGAGATCAGGCCACTTGAGTCGATGAAGTGGGTTTCAAGGTTGGCATGCTCCGCGACTTCTTCATCATCGAAGGTCGGCGGGGTAAACACGTCCAGATCTTTCAGGCCACGACCCTGCAGCAGCTCGGTCACCGTACGCTCCAGCGCAACGCCGAAGTCCGGGTGCGCGCCGAAAGAGGCGAAGCAGGTGCCGTTAGCCGGGTTGAACAACACGACGCAAATCACCGGATATTTACCGCCGAGCGAGCCGTCGTAGGCAAAGATTGGAAAGCCTTCTGCTTCAAGCGTGGCGATAGACTCGACAACGCCTGGGTAACGAGCAAGCACTTCCTGCGGGATTTCAGGCAGGCTGATGCTTTCGGCGATAATTTTGTTTTTGATGTGACGCTCAAACACCTCTGACAGGCCCTGAACGCGCGCTTCGTTGGCGGTGTTACCAGCGGACATGCCGTTGGAGACGTACAGGTTGCCTATAATATTCATTGGAACATAGACAGTATGCTGATCCGACTGACGAGTGAACGGCAGGGCGCAGATACCACGCTCTTCGTTGCCCGACTGAAGGTCAATCAGCATACTGGCGGTCAGTTCGTTTTCAGGATCGTAAAACGCGCGCAGGCGATCGTCGAGAATCCCTGCCGGCAGCTGCTCATCTTCCGGGATCGCAAACCATTTTTCGTTCGGGTAATGCACGAACGGACCGTTAGCGATGGTTTTACCCAGCCAGAAGTCTGCGAAGAAATAGTTAGTGGACAGACGCTCGAAGTATTCGCCAAGCGCGGAAGCCAGAGCGGCTTTTTTGGTCGCGCCCTTGCCGTTGGTAAAGCACAACGCGCTGTCTTTATCACGAATATGCACGGACCAGACGTTGGGCACCGGATTCAGCCAGGAGGCCTCTTCAATATTAAAACCGAGGTCGGCAAGCTGCTTCTGGAAGCGAGCGATGGAATCTTCCAGTGCGGCATCTTTGCCAGGAATAAAGGTTTGGGTCATCAGGGGTTCACTTTTGTCGTACGCAAAGCGCGCAATGATACGGGTTTTAGCAGGCTGAGGCTATCCCAGGCCGCTTGCAGGCGAAGCTAGCATAACAGGCTATGCTTATGGTCAGTAACTGACTGTAATGGCGAAGAAAATGAAGACATTTGATTTACAGCGTATGGCGTTTGATGAAATGCCCCCGGACTTCTTATGGGAAGTCGCCGTGCGCAGCGTTTATACCTTTATTCTTGTTTTCCTGTTTTTAAAAATCACGGGCCGCCGCGGCGTGCGGCAGATGTCGCTTTTTGAAGTGCTGATTATCCTGACGTTGGGCTCGGCGGCGGGCGATGTGGCGTTTTATCATGATGTGCCGATGCTGCCGGTCTTTGTGGTCTTTATCACGCTCGCCTGCCTCTATCGTCTGGTCATGTGGCTGATGAGCCACAGTGAAAAGCTTGAAAACCTGTTTGAAGGTAAACCTGCCGTCATTATTGAAGAGGGCGAGTTTGCGTGGGAAAAAATGCAGTCCCAGAACATGACGGAGTTTGAATTCTTTATGGAACTGCGTCTGCACGGCGTGGAACACCTGGGCCAGGTGCGGCTGGCAATTCTCGAAACCAACGGGCAGATAAGCGTCTATTTCTTCCCCGATCATCTCGTCAGGCCCGGCCTGTCGATCCTGCCTGAGCCCTGCAACGAACGCTTTGAAGAAGTGCCGGAAGAGGGTGATTACGCCTGCATTCGCTGCAGTGAAGTGGTGACCTTTAATGCTGGTGAAAAATCGCAGTGTCCGCGTTGCGAACATCATCAGTGGGTAAAAGCCTCTACCGCTAAGCGTGTGACCTGACGGGGAAAATAGGGTTTTTTGCAGCCGGGATGGTGAATTGTTTTGTGTGATATGGCGCACATTCTCCCCGGCTGCCTGATTAACCGTTGCAGCCTCCGCGAGTGAATGATAAAACCGATAACGTAATAAAACTTATTGCTCAAAGGTTGGTGAGGGGAAATGGCTCAGGTATACAATTTTAGTTCTGGCCCGGCAATGCTGCCGGCCGAAGTGCTTCGCCGTGCACAGCGCGATCTCTGTGACTGGAATGGTTTAGGCACCTCCGTTATGGAGATCAGCCACCGTAGTAAAGAGTTCATTCAGGTCGCGGAAGAGGCCGAACAGGATTTTCGCGATCTGCTGCAAATCCCCTCGAACTATAAAGTATTGTTCTGCCACGGCGGCGGTCGCGGCCAGTTTTCAGCCTTACCGTTAAATCTGCTGGGTGATAAAACAACGGCCGACTATATTGACGGCGGCTACTGGGCCCACAGCGCAATTAACGAAGCGCAAAAATACTGCTCGCCGGTCGTATTCGATGCCAAAACCACCGTTGACGGCCTGCGCGCTATCAAGCCGATGAGCGAATGGCAGGTTTCCGACAACAGCGCTTATCTGCACTACTGCCCGAATGAAACCATTGACGGCATAGCCATCCACGAAACGCCTGACTTTGGCGATACCGTGGTCACCGCCGACTTCTCTTCGACTATTCTTTCCCAGCCTCTGGATATCAGCCGTTTTGGCGTGATCTATTCCGGCGCGCAGAAAAATATCGGTCCCGCTGGCCTGACTATCGTTATCGTCCGCGAAGATCTGCTGGGTAAAGCCCATCAGGCCTGCCCTTCTATTATTGATTACACCGTGCTCAACGAAAATGACTCGATGTTTAATACGCCACCGACCTTCGCCTGGTATCTCTCCGGCCTGGTATTCAAGTGGCTGAAAGAGCAGGGCGGCGTGAGCGCGATGGACAAAATCAACCAGGCGAAGTCGGACCTGCTGTATGGCGTTATCGATAAGAGTGACTTCTACCGAAACGATGTGGCTCCCGCTAACCGTTCACGCATGAACGTGCCATTCCAGCTGGCGGACAGCGCGCTGGATAAACTCTTCCTGGAAGAGTCGTTCGCAGCAGGTTTGCATGCTCTGAAAGGTCACCGGGTTGTTGGCGGCATGCGTGCGTCAATCTATAACGCAATGCCGCTGGAAGGCGTACAGGTGCTGACTGATTTTATGGTTAACTTCGAACGTCGCCACGGTTAAGCCGCGCGCGTTGTGTTTCTCCCCGCGGGCGACGCTCGCGGGGTTTATTTTGTTTGATTTGAGAGTACATTCCCCATGCTGGAATCCCTGACGTTACAACCCATCGCGCTGGTTAACGGCACCATCAATCTTCCTGGTTCAAAAAGCGTCTCTAACCGGGCTCTGCTGCTGGCAGCCCTTGCCCGTGGCACGACGGAACTGACTAACCTGCTTGATAGCGATGATGTTCGTCATATGCTTAACGCGCTTAGCGCGCTGGGCGTCAGCTATACGCTTTCGGCCGATCGCACCCGCTGCAAAGTTACCGGCATGGGTGGCGCTTTGCAGGCTCCGGGCGAACTGGAGCTGTTCCTTGGCAATGCCGGAACGGCAATGCGCCCGCTGGCGGCGGCGCTGTGCCTCGGCAGCAATAACATCGTCCTGACGGGCGAGCCGCGGATGAAAGAGCGCCCGATCGGTCATCTTGTCGATGCCCTGCGCCAGGGCGGCGCGCAGATTGATTATCTTGAGCAGGAAAATTATCCGCCGCTTCGCCTGCGCGGTGGTTTTGCTGGTGGACAAGTTTCCGTTGACGGTAGCGTTTCAAGCCAGTTCCTGACCGCGCTGCTGATGACCGCGCCGCTGGCGGCTGCTGATACCGAAATCACTATTAAAGGTGAGCTGGTATCTAAACCTTATATCGATATCACGCTGCACCTGATGAAAACCTTCGGTGTGGACGTCGAAAACCGTGATTATCGCAGCTTTGTAATTCGCAGCGGCCAACATTACCAGTCGCCTGGTGCTTATCTGGTCGAGGGCGATGCTTCCTCCGCCTCCTACTTCCTGGCCGCGGGCGCCATCAAAGGCGGCATCGTAAAAGTGACCGGCATTGGGCGCAACAGCGTACAGGGTGATATTCGCTTTGCTGACGTGCTGGAAAAAATGGGTGCTAAGGTAACCTGGGGTGAAGACTTTATCGCCTGCGAGCGGGGTGAGCTGAACGCCATTGATATGGATATGAACCATATACCTGACGCGGCCATGACTATTGCGACTGCGGCGCTGTTCGCCAAAGGGACTACCACACTGCGTAACATTCACAACTGGCGCGTCAAAGAGACCGACCGTCTGGCAGCGATGGCTACCGAGCTGCGTAAGATTGGAGCAGAAGTGGAAGAGGGTGAAGACTACATCACCGTCACGCCTCCGGCGCAGCTGAAGTTCGCTGAAATTGCCACCTATGACGATCATCGTATGGCAATGTGTTTCTCACTGGTGGCGCTGTCTGATACCCCTGTAACCATCCTCGATCCGAAATGCACCGCGAAAACCTTCCCGGACTATTTTGACCGACTCGCCGGCATCAGCACTCCAGCCTAATGCTTTATGACCGCATCATTCGATGCGGTTTTTTTATCTCCCCTACCTTTCCTTACAACGTTGTTGCGCAAATCTTCTACACTCAGCGTGGATCCCGTGGATATTTCGCAGGAAAGATAACAGTCCTGGCAGGGCTGGCGTATAATGCGCGGCGTTTAAGATTAAGCCCGCATTTCTGCGAGAAGGAGAAATAGATGACGGCACCCGCTCCAGTAATAACCATTGATGGCCCTAGC encodes the following:
- the ycaO gene encoding 30S ribosomal protein S12 methylthiotransferase accessory factor YcaO, whose product is MTQTFIPGKDAALEDSIARFQKQLADLGFNIEEASWLNPVPNVWSVHIRDKDSALCFTNGKGATKKAALASALGEYFERLSTNYFFADFWLGKTIANGPFVHYPNEKWFAIPEDEQLPAGILDDRLRAFYDPENELTASMLIDLQSGNEERGICALPFTRQSDQHTVYVPMNIIGNLYVSNGMSAGNTANEARVQGLSEVFERHIKNKIIAESISLPEIPQEVLARYPGVVESIATLEAEGFPIFAYDGSLGGKYPVICVVLFNPANGTCFASFGAHPDFGVALERTVTELLQGRGLKDLDVFTPPTFDDEEVAEHANLETHFIDSSGLISWDMFKQDADYPFVDWSFSGTTEEEFTTLMAIFDAEDQEVYIADYQHLDVYACRIIVPGMSDIYPAEDLLLANNNMGYHLRETILALPGSEWEQQDYLNLISQLDEEGHDDFTRVRELLGLATGKDNGWYTLRIGELKAMLALAGGDTEQALIWTEWTMEFNASIFSAERANYYRCLQTLLLLAMEEEREPLQYLNAFVRMYGAETVEAASAALSGEAAFYGLQAVDDDLQAFPAHQALLAAYEKLQRAKARFWQAS
- a CDS encoding DUF421 domain-containing protein; the protein is MKTFDLQRMAFDEMPPDFLWEVAVRSVYTFILVFLFLKITGRRGVRQMSLFEVLIILTLGSAAGDVAFYHDVPMLPVFVVFITLACLYRLVMWLMSHSEKLENLFEGKPAVIIEEGEFAWEKMQSQNMTEFEFFMELRLHGVEHLGQVRLAILETNGQISVYFFPDHLVRPGLSILPEPCNERFEEVPEEGDYACIRCSEVVTFNAGEKSQCPRCEHHQWVKASTAKRVT
- the serC gene encoding 3-phosphoserine/phosphohydroxythreonine transaminase, with the protein product MAQVYNFSSGPAMLPAEVLRRAQRDLCDWNGLGTSVMEISHRSKEFIQVAEEAEQDFRDLLQIPSNYKVLFCHGGGRGQFSALPLNLLGDKTTADYIDGGYWAHSAINEAQKYCSPVVFDAKTTVDGLRAIKPMSEWQVSDNSAYLHYCPNETIDGIAIHETPDFGDTVVTADFSSTILSQPLDISRFGVIYSGAQKNIGPAGLTIVIVREDLLGKAHQACPSIIDYTVLNENDSMFNTPPTFAWYLSGLVFKWLKEQGGVSAMDKINQAKSDLLYGVIDKSDFYRNDVAPANRSRMNVPFQLADSALDKLFLEESFAAGLHALKGHRVVGGMRASIYNAMPLEGVQVLTDFMVNFERRHG
- the aroA gene encoding 3-phosphoshikimate 1-carboxyvinyltransferase, producing the protein MESLTLQPIALVNGTINLPGSKSVSNRALLLAALARGTTELTNLLDSDDVRHMLNALSALGVSYTLSADRTRCKVTGMGGALQAPGELELFLGNAGTAMRPLAAALCLGSNNIVLTGEPRMKERPIGHLVDALRQGGAQIDYLEQENYPPLRLRGGFAGGQVSVDGSVSSQFLTALLMTAPLAAADTEITIKGELVSKPYIDITLHLMKTFGVDVENRDYRSFVIRSGQHYQSPGAYLVEGDASSASYFLAAGAIKGGIVKVTGIGRNSVQGDIRFADVLEKMGAKVTWGEDFIACERGELNAIDMDMNHIPDAAMTIATAALFAKGTTTLRNIHNWRVKETDRLAAMATELRKIGAEVEEGEDYITVTPPAQLKFAEIATYDDHRMAMCFSLVALSDTPVTILDPKCTAKTFPDYFDRLAGISTPA